In Saccharomyces eubayanus strain FM1318 chromosome XIV, whole genome shotgun sequence, the sequence TATTCtgtatgaaaaaatcagtGACAGGTGGGAGGTTGCTTTCGCTGTTTCTgatatttctttccaaCAAATCTCATTTGTGAATTCTATTGCCACTACTATGGGTGGTACACATGTTAATTATATCACTGATCAAATTGTCAGGAAAATCGCTGAGCttttaaagaagaagaaaaaaaatatcaaaccttttcaaattaaaaATCATAtgttcattttcattaattgTTTGGTTGAAAACCCTGCATTCACTTCACAAACTAAGGAACAACTGACAACAAGGGTTAAGGACTTTGGTTCTCGTTGTGATGTTCCGATTGAATATATCAATAAAATCATGAAAACTGATTTAGCAactaaaatatttgaaattgccGACGCAAATGACGACAAtgccttgaaaaaatctgaTGgtacaagaaaaagcagAATTACCGATTATCCCAAACTAGAAGACGCTAATAAAGCTGGTACCAAGGATGGGTACAAATGTACTCTGATATTAACAGAAGGTGATTCTGCGTTGTCATTAGCTGTTTTAGGTTTGGCTGTAGTAGGTAGAGACCATTATGGTTGTTATCCACTTCGTGGTAAAATGCTAAATGTTAGAGAAGCCAGTGCTGAtcaaattttaaagaatgCGGAAATTCAAgccataaaaaaaattatggGTTTACAACATCGTAAAAGATATGAAGATACAAAATCTTTAAGATATGGTCATCTTATGATCATGACAGATCAAGATCATGATGGTTCACATATTAAAGGTTTAATTATCAACTTTTTAGAGAGTTCATTTCCTGGTCTCCTAGATATTGATGGCTTTTTACTTGATTTTATGACCCCAATTATCAAGGTTACTATTACTAAACCGACAAAAAATACTATTTCATTCTATAATATGCCGGATTATGAAAAATGGAGACAAGAAGAATCTCATAAGTTTACTTGGAAGCAGAAGTACTATAAGGGATTGGGTACGTCTTTGGCGAAGGAAGTGCGTGGGTACTTTTCTGATTTAGACAGGCACTTGAAGATATTTCATTCTTTACAAGGTGACGATAAAGATTTGATCGATTTAGCTTTCTCCAAGAAGAAGGCCGATGACCGTAAAGAGTGGTTAAGGAAATACGAGCCTGGTACAGTCTTAGATCCTACTCTGAAGGAGATTCCAATCAGTGACTTTATCAATAAGGAattaattcttttttctttagcaGATAACGTACGTTCCATTCCGAATGTTTTAGATGGATTCAAACCAGGTCAAAGGAAAGTCCTTTATGgttgtttcaaaaaaaacttaaaaaatgaaatcaagGTTGCTCTATTGGCACCATATGTGAGTGAATGTACTGCCTATCATCATGGTGAAGATTCGTTGTCACAAACCATTATTGGATTAGCTCAAAGTTTCGTTGGTTCTAATAACATTTATTTGTTGCTACCTAATGGTGCCTTCGGTACAAGAGCTACCGGTGGTAAAGATGCAGCAGCCGCAAGATATATCTATACCGAGTTGAATAAATTAACCCGTAAGATTTTCCATCCTTCTGATGATCCATTATACAAGTATGTACAGGAAGACGAAAAAACCGTGGAGCCAGAGTGGTATTTGCCTATTCTGCCTATGGTCCTCGTTAACGGTGCAGAAGGTATTGGTACCGGTTGGAGTACAAATATTCCTCCATTCAATCCATTGGAGATCGTTAAGAATTTAAAACATTTAATGAATGGTGAAGATCTTGAGCAAATGCATCCGTGGTTTAGAGGGTGGACCGGTTCTGTAACGGAAATCGAACCTTTGCGTTACAGGATGTACGGTAAAATTGAGCAAGTTGGAACTAACACCTTGGAAATTACTGAGTTGCCAGCCAAGACGTGGACATCGACTATTAAGGAATACCTGCTATTAGGTTTAAGTGGTAACGATAAAGTAAAACCTTGGATTAAGGATATGGAAGAACAACATGGTGATACCATTAAATTTATTATCAGCCTATCGCCGGAAGAAATGGcgaagacaagaaaaattggtttCTATGAAAGGTTTAAATTAATTTCTCCGATTAGTTTAATGAATATGGTCGCGTTTGATCCTCATGGCAGaatcaagaaatacaaTTCCGTAAACGAAATTTTGAGTGACTTTTACTACGTCAGACTAGAGTATTATCAAAAGAGGAAGGACCACATGAGTGAGAGATTGCAATGGGAAGTGGAGAagtattcttttcaagtaAAGTTCATCAAGATGATCATTGAGAAGGAATTAACAGTCACCAAcaagccaaaaaaagttgtTATCCAAGAACTTGAGGATTTAGGGTTTCCAAGAATCAACAAGGAAGGTAAGCCATATTATGGTAGCCCCGAGACTGAAGTGGCTGAACAGACTGATGACGAAGGTGAAGGTGAGGAGAGTTCTCTTGAAGACACCGAAAGTATCGTAAATGGTCCTGAAGAATTGTACGGTACATATGAATACTTACTAGGTATGAGAATTTGGTCGCTAACTAAGGAGAGATATGAAAAGCTGCTGAaacagaaacaagaaaaggaagtcGAGTTGGAAAACTTATTAAAGCTTTCTGCCAAGGATATATGGAATAATGATTTAGAAGCCTTTGTAACCGGGTACCATgaatttcttcaacgaGATGAAGAAGCTCGAGGTGGTAATGTTCCAAGCAAAGGAAGCAAAGCgaaaggtaaaaaaaagagaccACTGATTGATGATGGTGAATACGACCCatcaaaaaaaggtaaGAAATCTACTGGAAGAAGGAGcaagaaaatcaaattagaagacaaaaatttcGAAAGAGTATTATTGGAGCAAAAATTAGTGACAAAAGGAAAGGGCCCTACGAGGATTaaaaaggagaaaactCCTTCTCTGTTAAAGGCTCCAGAAGATGACCAAAGCGctccttcttcaacaggTTCGTCTTCTATTTTCgacataaaaaaagaagaagataaaaatgaaagtgGATTGAGCAAGATGTCTAAcaagttcaagaaaataagcACAATTTTCGATAAGATGGGTTCCGCTTCTGCAACATCCAATGARAGCACACCAGAGGAAATTGTTACGGCTACCGCAACAAAGCCAGCCGCTGTCAAAGAGGCTGTCGCAAAACCCAAACCAGCCAggaaaccaaaaaagacCGTAGAGTTATCTGATGAAAGCGATTTAGAAATTCTAGATTCGTTCAATTCTggtgaagacgaaaatgaagacGAGGATGACGCTGTACCGCAACGCCCAAGAAGACAAAGGTCAGCAAGAGCCGCATCCGCCCCTAAGAAATCTTACTCGGAAACTATAGAATTGTCTGATGATAGCTTCatcgaagatgatgaagaacaaggacaagaagaagactcGGACGTGTCttttaatgaagaagattaGATAaaatacttcaaaaaagagagaaaaaatatatatatttgacCGGTTATATAAGTTTGTATCAAAAGTCAATCACAATAGCTAGATTATATAATCTCAAAGAACTCTTTGGTAATCACTTCATTTAGTCAGCGTATTCAAAAGTTTAATTTATTTTACGCGCTTTTTCGTTTGGCCGACAAAGATCTACCCGAGAAAATTCTTCGAGAAGATAACAAcagtaaaaagaaaaaaagtaaggCTGggcaaaaataataaaattgtGCGTCTATATAATTTCTTGACGGTATACGATTTTAGGTTACTGCTGTAGGCGTTTCCTGGgatcctttttttccagtATCATTAACCAAGCTCAAGGCTGAATTGATTTAACTTTTAGCATTGTATTAAGCATAAATCGAGATAAAAGTAAATCGGACAAGAATGTCTCCAAATTCTTCGAAAGATCGATCGAGCCAAATAGAGCCTACGCCCGAAGTTGTTAAAACCACTAAGATAGAAAGCAAGAATGCCGTAAAGGATACTGTTCCCGTAGTATCTGAAGCTGAGGTTGATGGTACTTCAATAGcaagagaaaaacaagagGCATCTTATGTCGGTTGGAAGCAAGTTGGCGGCTGGGAGGAAAAGGACGAGCTAACACCCGAGGATCTTCTGGTGGATTTAAGCAAAGACACATACGTAGGTAACCTCCTACCAGAGAAACTTTACGGTGATTGGTACCACGATGTCGCTATCCTTACCATAGGTGCTTTAGGCTCTTTTGCATTAGgttatttcaaattttctttaacatCTGTTCTTATTGTGATCCTTGCCGCAGGAGTTCTATACAGATCGTCGTCGAAAAAATACAGAGAAAGGTTAAGGGATTTGGCTCAAAAAGAGCAGACTGTAGAGAAAATTAGTGACGACTATGAATCAATCGAGTGGTTAAACACCTTTTTAGACAAATACTGGCCAATTATTGAACCTTCTGTCTCCCAGCAAGTCGTCGATGGTACGAATACTGCTCTGTCCAAGATTGAGGCAATTCCCAAATTCATCAAAGCTATATGGCTAGATCAATTCACTCTGGGTGTAAAACCTCCAAGAATTGATACTATAAAGACATTCCAAAATACGAAGTCCGACATTGTGGTCATGGATTTATGTCTGTCATTCACCCCACATGACATGTCTGATCTTGACGGCAAACAGTCCAGAAACTACGTAAATTCTAATATCGTATTGAAGGCAAAAATGTTTGGGGTGGATTTACCTGTATCTGTCTCCGATCTTTCCTTTAGAGTTTTTACTAGGCTCCGCTTCCAACTAATGACCACCTTGCCACTTGTCGAAACTATAAACATCCAATTGCTAGAAACTCCAGAAATCGATTTCATTGGCCGTCTATTAGGCAATTCCATTTTCAACTGGGAAATATTAGCCATTCCTGGCTTAATGAGAttaattcaaaaaatgacaCTTAAGTACTTGAGTCCTGTTTTGCTCCcacctttttctttacagCTCAATATTCCTCAGCTACTTTCCAAGACTGGTTTACCTATAGGTGTTCTTGAAATTAAAGTCAAAGGAGCTTATGGATTAAGAAAGCTTACAGATATCATAGACAAAACAGTAGACCCATATTTGACTTTCGAGCTATCTGATAAAATAGTCGGTACAACTAAGGTCGTTAAAAACTCTATGAATCCTACCTGGGATGAATctgtttatattttactGCAATCATTCACCGATCCATTAACAATTACTGTATATGATAAAAGCGAGACTTTGaaagataagaaaatgGGCGTAATAGTTTTCAACTTGAATAAACTACATGCAAATCATTACCAAAAGGATGAAAAGGCTCATTTTCTGAGAAATTCTAAACCTGTCGGCCGTTTGGCATTTGATTTGCGGTTCTACCCCACTATTGAAGCAAAGAAGTTAATCAAcggtgaagaagaacctTTACCAGATCTAAATACAGGTATCACCAAAATTGTTATCAATGAAATCAAGGGACTGAACGAACCTTCCGATAAAGAATCGGTCTTTGCTGAATTATACGTAAATGCACAATTGGTGATGactacaaaaaagaaaaaaagaactgctGACATAAACTGGGACTCTTGCTACTATTCTGTAATAACAGATCGTAGAAAGGCTATTTGCAGGTTTGTCATTAAAAACCAAAGCGGCAAAGTTATCTCGTCTTCAGTACAACCTTTGAATGATTTGATAGATAGAACAGAAGTTGATAAAGAATGGATTCCACTAAAGGATGGAAAAGGTGAATTAAAAATTACGACGTATTGGAGGCCGGTGGCCATAGATCTTGGTTTGAAAACGGTCGGCTATACCACTCCTATCGGCATGTTAAGAGTATTTATCAACAAGGCTGAAAACTTAAGAAACCCGGACAGCTTAGGCAAAATTAGTCCTTATGCCAAAGTATCTGTGAACGGTACAACAAAAGGGAGgacaaatcaaaaaatagaaacgCTGAGCCCTATCTGGAATCAAGCAATTTACGTTTCTGTTACATCTCCTTTGCAAAGAGTATCCATTGACTGTTTAGGAACAGATACGAATGGCGATGTCCTTCCTCTCGGCAGTTTTAATATACAAACTCAGAATGTATTCCATAAAGACAATGATGACAAATATATCGATTTTATCGACAACACCCCAAGAACCGGCAATTTAGTAGGAAAAAAAGGCGTAAAGGGGATTGTTACATACTATTTATCATTCTACCCAATTGTTCCTGTACTAAGTTTGGAAGAGGCGAGGGAAGTCGATGACATCAACGAGAAGAAAGACaagttggaaaaggaaaagatcTCTTTGGATGACAAGACTACCTCCCGGGAGGAGAAAGAAAGGattaaaaaggaagaagccATGATCACTGAGAAGTACGACATGTATAGTTATAAGATGAAACTGGATCTAGATGAATTGCTGCAATACAATGCTGGCGTATTGGGTGTAACTGTATTGGGCGGAGAATTGCCCCAACCTGGTCTCTATGTCCAAACCTTCTTTGATTCTTGTGGTTACGCTACAATAACCAGTGCAAAGAATGCAATTAGGACAATTAAGACAGGCTGGTCTGGCGATTTCATGATCAAAGAGCTTGAATGGTCTGTGACTACATTCAGAGTGACAAAGGTCAAAGATGCAAACAAGGCTGAAGACTTCGTTTGTGAAGTCAACATCCCAACACTTGAGTTGGTGAAAAACTGTTATTATAAACCCTCGGTATTGAACCTGATAGGCAAGAAGAGTGCCAAGCTATTGGTTCAGGTATCATGGTTTCCTATAAGTGCTTCGGAATTACCTCAGTCTGACCTAATCACAAACTCAGGGAACTTGAAGATTACCGCTAAGAATGCTGAAAACTTGACCGGTATCAACAGGAATGGTTATTCCGATCCATActtggaatttttcttaaatGAGATGAATACATCGgctgttttcaaaactaCAGTCCAAAAGAAGACACTGAATCCCTCTTKGAATGAAAGCAAGACTATCGAAATCTCAAATCGTGTCAATGACTATTTGACAATTAATGTAATGGACTATGAATCAACCAATTCCAACAGATGTATTGGTAAAGCGGTCGTTCCCTTATCTACTATCGAaccagaagaagatgctGATTTAGATGTAGCATTAGTAGGACCAAAGGGAGAAGATGGCGGACTATTACATCTTAAATTTGAGTTCGAACCCCACTATACTAGCAATGTAGTTAAACGTGAAGCTAAGTTCGGGAATTTTGCTACAAAAGGGTTAGGTACGGGTATCAAAGCTGGTTCTACGGTTTTTGCCTTAGGAACCAATGTTGTAAGCACTGGGTTTGGAACCATCGATAAGGTGAGATTGGGGGTCTTCGGTGGTGGTAAAGGACGTAAGCATACTGAGGACGAAGAGCCCAAAGAGAAACAAtagttcatttttgaacagTAATACGTGCCACAACGTTTTCGTGAGGGGAAAACAAATGCGAACAAAAAGTCGAGTAAAGtcaaatatataaacaagCCGGTTATGCCAAGTGCTGTGGtaattttccttttattGTAATATATGTAAACTGTAGTAAATACCTACTTTTAAATATCAGTACATATCGCCTGTCCACTTCTTTTATCAGGTACGACAAATCTGACTGAGCGAAAAAATCGAGGGCCATAAACTTTGACTACGAAGTGCGGCACTGATCTTTAAAACGGTTCACCAGAAGCCAAGACTGTAGTGTAATCCCTCAAATAAGAAGGACTTGCCTCAGAGAACCACGTTAGAATATACAAGAGAGCAGTGTCCAATGGAAGGCGACAGCATGAGCGGCGACGGCAGTGCCGTCCATCCAGTCGAACTGTCGGTATACTCAGTACTTTCTGCTGACCTAGACGGCTTGTACCAGTCCATCAATGAACTACGGGAGTCGCAAGCGTTACTCATTCTTATGCTACGGAGGGTTCGTGATAAACTTCGAAGAGAGGGACAAGTTCTTTACGACCCGGAACCTTTCAAGCCCACGATGGATAAATTGGCCAACCTGACGACTCGCGTGAACACGCTTACAAAGACGTATGAGCAGCTTCAGGGCAGCGTCAAATCCCTCGCCAAATAGACATTTGTATAGTATTTCtatcaattttctttcattatttgTAGCTAACATCAAGTAGTGTGCTATTAATACACCGTGCTAAACGACAAAAATAGAAGACAAGGTCTTTTGACGAAAAACGGTCGAAAATCTGGGAAGCAAGAAAGGACCACGCTATAACTACCTTAGCCTGCCAACTTAGCCCTCCAGTGATTGTAATTATATTATTACTAATTTAATCAGTGAATTTCGGTGAAGGATCTTCTGTTTCACTGTGTTCTTTTCTGATCCTTTTTTGTCTTTCGTCTGTCCTTTCAAGTGCTTCACAACCtctgaaaacaaaagaatcGTATTAATCGATTACGATCTTTCGTTACCAGGCTTTTTCAATTGACTAATTACAGTGTGACTGACAAACACTTTGGACTGTTTTATTCTCCCTCTACATTTATAATAGAAACTTGAATACTTCTAAACTAGAAAGTattaaagcaaaaaaacaacaaaattcATAGCAAGCTGAGCAATGGCAATCAAGTCATTGGAATCATTCCTTTTCGAAAGAGGTTTAGTAGGCTCCTATGCCATTGAGGCCCTGAACAACTGTACCCTAGGTATTGATGTTAACCATTATGTTTCTAGATTATTGACCAATAAAAGAGAGCAGTACTTGGATGCTATTGGTGGTTTCCCTACCAGTTTAAAGATGTACTTGGAAAGTGATCTGAAGATATTTAAGGATTTCAATATTACTCCtattttcgtcttcaatGGAGGTTTGACTTACAATCAATTAGAAGCATCCGGCCATTTCACTGCTGCGGCTTCTGATTCAGCCTCTATCTCACCAGCCACTACCTCTACCAATGGGTCTAACGCAACAACAAGATCAAACACCGAATCCGTTCTTTTACAGAGAAACAGAGGTTGGACACAATGGAACAACTTGATTAGTTCAAACCAAAACTCCTATATCGATCAACCTATTCAACCTCAAGAGCCATTCAGACATAACACTACTATTGATTCCAAGGCATACCAAAATGATTTGATAGCTTTCTTCATTGAGCATGGTTATATGTACCAAGTGGCTCCATACTCTTCATGGTTTCAACTAGCATACCTATTGAACAGCGGCTATATTGATGCCATCTACGGCCCAACTGATTGTTTGATGTTAGATTGTGTTGATAGATTTATTTTGGGCATGGAATTTCCAAACAAAGAGTTTAGATTCATTGATAGATCAAGAGTCATGAAGGATTTGCGTTGTACTCATGAAGAATTCATTGATATTGCCATGGCTGTAGGTAATGACTTACAACCAAAAACTTTACCACCATTACAAATTTATCCCGTTCCTCAATTATTCGACATTGCCCTTGAAATGGTTTTGAATACAGGAACAAACTTTTATGCTTATCAATTATCTACACCGTTACAAAACGATTCGAAAGAGAACGTCCAAAGTTATCAAAAAGGCATATCTGCTTTAAGATATATGCCAGTCTTGAAAGATACAGGTAAAGTAGAACTTTTTGTGCaagaaattgttgtttCAGAGgaggaaaacgaaaaaatcaataaagaagaaaagaagagtaaCCTCTCTTCACCAACCTCTACATCATCCAGTGCCTCTCCTTACGCCAGTGGAACTAAAACTGCTGGCGAAACGTCAGCTTACGAAAAATCAGGTACCAAAGAGGTTAAGAAACCAAGAGATATTCCTAATGACGTCCATGATTTTATTGGCCAAATGTTACCTCATGRGTACTATTTCTATAGATCCATAGGGTTAGTTACTGGTAAACTATTTGACGCAATTGTTACAGGTGTTTATCCTGAAGAGCCTCCATTAGGTGGCGGATCTGCTGCTTCTTATAGAAAGTTGGTTTCTAAATCCGTTGagatcttcaaaaataagGAAATTAACCTATTAACCCAACCAATTAACAGATACTAccaaatcaaacaaatcaaacaagTTAAATGGTATGCGCCAAATGAACCAACCACTCTAAGTAATAGAATGTCACCTTCCCTGTTTGAAACTATTAACCGTTTGATCATTAAAACAGAAGGATCGGCCGAAAAAGAGTTTTCTATTTCTGATTTTATTACAACAATCACTGCCTCCAACGATATGGCAAAAGATTTCATATCTGAGAACGttatttttccaaattccGTACCAGTTGAATCCAAATTGAATGCGCCCTATGATTTATTGTTAACAAATTTCTTAAGATTGCTAGTACTATTGGAATTCTTCACTTTCGATTCCAAGGAAAAATCATTAAAACCTACCAAATGGGGGGAAGTccttttgaaattaaatAAGCTTGATATTGATGCTAAATATCACGAATCAGTGATCATCTTTTTGGTATATCTGAAATGCGACGTTTTGAAGCTCGACGAAGAAGTTCAACCACCCGCTCCTTCAGCGTTGTCTCAAGCAACTCTTCGTTCATATCCTGAGGAGTCATTGTATGTGCTATTGATTACACGTGTATTGACTTTATTTCAAGTGGAACAAAAACCATCGAACTACCATGGTCCTATTGATAAGAagactttgatttttaGAGATCATCTTTCTTTCATAAAGGAAAACTTAAATGAACTATTTGAAGCTGTGTTAATCTCTTCATTAACCTCAGGTGAATTCAATAGATTGTCACTTGATAATTTTGGTTGGGAAAAGAAGGTCGTTAGACGCTTACCATTTAAGTTAGATTCTCCAAATACTATCATGGCCATGATGTGGGAATTCTTCTTGCAAAAATATCTCCACAATGGTAATGCTAAAAATGATGCCTTATCTTTAGTTGCGACAGAATTCAATACTTATAAATCCACACCTAACCTTGACGAACAATTTGTCGAATCCCATAAATTTTTActagaaattgaaaaggttGCGCACGAGTTAAATGATGCAAAGTTGATCAAAGATAATGAGTTTAAACTGTTCACCAAAGCAATTGAATTTGCTACCACTGCCCTTTCTAGCTAAggcaagaaagaagagcGTATGAAGATGGTGGAATACTATTGAGAGTACTGTTAATAGGGAAGGCTAGGCCAACTTTCATTAAAATGTTGGATATTTTTCTCCCCAAGTTTAGAATGGAACCATTAAAACTCAATGCAAATACAGGAATggaagtttcaaaagaaggaaacCAATTGAAATTACGACAataagaataaataaaaagaacaagaattcAATAAACCACTGTATGTTTATATGTcacatatttatatacaaatatgTATAGAACATTGAACAGTAGAAGATTATGAAGACCtaccaaaaaataaaaggtCAACTATAAGTGTCACTTGTCGTTACTAAATAATAACAGGGGTTCAAGCTGAAAGGTTTACGAGCAGAAAGAAACAACGTAAATATTAAACatacatgtatataaaatTAGTTATCGAAATCAACTAATTTCTGCTTGTAATGATTGCAACTCGTGCCTCTTGTTGCTTAAGTAGCTCTCCAATAATTCTACCTGTTGTTCCATGTTATCCAAATCATCAATTATCGAGTTGACGTtgacattttttgaacGGTTTGAACCTCCTTGAGTCTCTTCATTCTTCTTGTATTGCAGAAGACCTTCTAACTGCTCTCTCACGTTGGCAACTTGCTCGTCTGTTAGAGTAGCatatttttgctttataCTGTTGTCATCTGTAAAGGCATTGTTACTAATGTTATCAGCATTTGAGTCGACCACGTTATCATGTACATTGTCCACTCCCCTTACTGggtcttttttcttcgcaCTTGGTTGAGAGAGCTCTAGATTATAATTCACctgttttttattacatATTTCGGCTAGCGAGTTTGGTAAGCTTGCTGGTATTTCCGCATTCAAATCGTTTCTTTGCCTCAAACAATGAATGAAGTAGAATGTGGGATCTCTATCAACTGATGGTAAATTTTGAGGATTAATTAGGCTCCAAACTTTATTCAAGTCTGTCTTActgatgttgaaaaatttagtCGAAAGCTTTGTGGATAGCTCGTTGAATGTTATGGTACCATCGGTAAGTTTTACACAGCTCGAGtagattttttcatattgaTCCAGATCTTCTGGAGACATGTACCAGTCTACTttaatttccttttttggAGGCAAGTCTGcattttctatttgttCACGCTTTTTCCTCTCTTTAATCAGTTTTACTTTACTTCCGGGGACCAACCAATCAGGTAACTCATCTGGAACAGAGCtgatgtttttattgaCCATATCAAATATTAATCTCATGCAAATGACAAATTCCTCAAAATCCAAATTATCATCCTCATCGATATCAGCTAGAAACCAGATCTTGTTCAAAACCGAAGAATCCAGTTTAGAATTATAAAGAATTGGTAAAACCTGGTCATGGTTTACCTTGTTTTCTATTGGTTTCAAACCTGAAAATATTTGCCAGTACTTTTTGATTTCGAATTGTTCCAGCTTGGGCATTTTCCAATAACTTATCTTAGCTTGAAAGCCTTTTCAATACTTCACAGGAACTTTGACCAGTTTACAGTTACTTGACTAGAATTGTTCGATAGTCCATAGTTTTGATgttctttcctttattcTTCAGGATGTTTTTAACCATAGGGGTCCAACATCACCGTCGGATATGATATAAGGAAAAATTGCAATAATAGAAATCTAAGTTCTGTAAAAGCGATGGGAATACAAAGTAGTTGGGGTAAAAATAAGACTGGATTCAGATGAATGAGGGCCTAAAtgctgttgaaaaattgtgAGACCGACAAGCAGCGAGATATACGGTATGCGTGTTTGTTCAAGG encodes:
- the MKT1 gene encoding Mkt1p; this translates as MAIKSLESFLFERGLVGSYAIEALNNCTLGIDVNHYVSRLLTNKREQYLDAIGGFPTSLKMYLESDLKIFKDFNITPIFVFNGGLTYNQLEASGHFTAAASDSASISPATTSTNGSNATTRSNTESVLLQRNRGWTQWNNLISSNQNSYIDQPIQPQEPFRHNTTIDSKAYQNDLIAFFIEHGYMYQVAPYSSWFQLAYLLNSGYIDAIYGPTDCLMLDCVDRFILGMEFPNKEFRFIDRSRVMKDLRCTHEEFIDIAMAVGNDLQPKTLPPLQIYPVPQLFDIALEMVLNTGTNFYAYQLSTPLQNDSKENVQSYQKGISALRYMPVLKDTGKVELFVQEIVVSEEENEKINKEEKKSNLSSPTSTSSSASPYASGTKTAGETSAYEKSGTKEVKKPRDIPNDVHDFIGQMLPHXYYFYRSIGLVTGKLFDAIVTGVYPEEPPLGGGSAASYRKLVSKSVEIFKNKEINLLTQPINRYYQIKQIKQVKWYAPNEPTTLSNRMSPSLFETINRLIIKTEGSAEKEFSISDFITTITASNDMAKDFISENVIFPNSVPVESKLNAPYDLLLTNFLRLLVLLEFFTFDSKEKSLKPTKWGEVLLKLNKLDIDAKYHESVIIFLVYLKCDVLKLDEEVQPPAPSALSQATLRSYPEESLYVLLITRVLTLFQVEQKPSNYHGPIDKKTLIFRDHLSFIKENLNELFEAVLISSLTSGEFNRLSLDNFGWEKKVVRRLPFKLDSPNTIMAMMWEFFLQKYLHNGNAKNDALSLVATEFNTYKSTPNLDEQFVESHKFLLEIEKVAHELNDAKLIKDNEFKLFTKAIEFATTALSS
- the END3 gene encoding End3p; this translates as MPKLEQFEIKKYWQIFSGLKPIENKVNHDQVLPILYNSKLDSSVLNKIWFLADIDEDDNLDFEEFVICMRLIFDMVNKNISSVPDELPDWLVPGSKVKLIKERKKREQIENADLPPKKEIKVDWYMSPEDLDQYEKIYSSCVKLTDGTITFNELSTKLSTKFFNISKTDLNKVWSLINPQNLPSVDRDPTFYFIHCLRQRNDLNAEIPASLPNSLAEICNKKQVNYNLELSQPSAKKKDPVRGVDNVHDNVVDSNADNISNNAFTDDNSIKQKYATLTDEQVANVREQLEGLLQYKKNEETQGGSNRSKNVNVNSIIDDLDNMEQQVELLESYLSNKRHELQSLQAEIS